One part of the Armatimonadota bacterium genome encodes these proteins:
- a CDS encoding AAA family ATPase: MPTERGPIYFLAGAPGVGKSTAARLLAERFDRAVLFDIDTFRKLVVKGLSEPSENWNEETTLQFHLAHAAVGKSAKTYADAGFAVVAEQCSSLEDVKTFLEHAGPAQVICLRAEMETNLTRNRERQNKSFDPLMIEHFVRSLGDSMPAQFREAGYPVIDTTNLAPEQVVAQILSLREAF, from the coding sequence ATGCCGACCGAAAGAGGGCCGATCTATTTCTTGGCTGGTGCGCCCGGCGTCGGCAAGTCCACCGCCGCTCGTCTGCTGGCAGAGCGATTCGACCGTGCCGTCCTCTTCGACATCGACACCTTTCGCAAGCTGGTGGTCAAGGGCCTTTCGGAGCCGAGCGAGAACTGGAACGAGGAGACGACGCTCCAGTTCCACCTCGCCCATGCCGCCGTCGGGAAATCGGCCAAGACCTACGCCGACGCAGGGTTCGCTGTCGTCGCCGAGCAGTGTTCTTCGCTGGAAGACGTCAAAACCTTCCTCGAACACGCCGGTCCGGCGCAGGTGATCTGCCTTCGGGCCGAAATGGAAACCAACCTCACCCGTAACCGAGAGAGGCAGAACAAGAGCTTTGATCCGCTCATGATCGAACACTTTGTGCGCTCACTCGGCGACTCCATGCCCGCCCAATTTCGAGAAGCTGGATACCCGGTCATCGACACCACCAACCTCGCCCCGGAGCAAGTCGTCGCCCAGATTCTGAGCCTTCGCGAAGCGTTTTAG
- a CDS encoding serine hydrolase: protein MPNRALACSTVSAMFLLSSAVQADAIDRYLAKEMTRNHIPGLQVAVVRHGRIIKLKAYGKANLEWQVPMRTDTEMQIASTTKTFTGSALMLLVKTGKLSLQDSARKFLPSLPKDWDAVKIFHLAGHSSGVPEAEGLNTQSTVGDAVAKLSRLQLTQVPGESSGYASSDYILLAAIIEKLSGESYPRYLSRHIFEPLRMESTRFDFATELGPIRTSELLPKRSSIYRWNGTSQTPFSFLYPIHAYAAGGLYSSASDLAKWAIALDKRKLLDGEAQRTMWSQQKLNNGDETSWGIGWVVRTYEGRRVAGHSGGPALSDFLRFLDDDLSIVVLQNQQRMYPYLAQGIADLILPPRPKRADKTLSEPNPQMGAKYERFIRGLGEGKLDTELFAANTQELVDDSRNLIIPFASSQGKMTALRLVKNEIDDGGRTAVYEGTYGRKIILWFVSIDKQGLITSINMSTP from the coding sequence ATGCCGAATCGCGCCCTCGCATGCTCTACTGTCTCCGCAATGTTTCTCCTCAGTTCTGCTGTCCAAGCCGATGCGATCGACCGGTATTTGGCCAAGGAGATGACACGGAACCACATTCCGGGACTGCAGGTCGCGGTGGTCCGGCACGGAAGAATTATAAAGCTCAAAGCCTACGGTAAAGCGAACCTGGAGTGGCAGGTTCCGATGAGGACAGATACCGAGATGCAGATCGCGTCGACGACCAAGACATTTACAGGATCTGCCCTGATGCTTCTTGTCAAGACGGGCAAGCTTTCGCTACAAGATTCGGCAAGGAAGTTCCTGCCCAGTTTGCCAAAGGACTGGGACGCAGTTAAGATCTTCCATCTTGCTGGTCACTCCTCTGGAGTCCCGGAGGCCGAGGGATTGAATACCCAGAGCACGGTCGGAGATGCAGTTGCCAAACTATCCAGGCTTCAGTTGACTCAGGTGCCTGGGGAATCCTCGGGCTACGCTTCGTCCGACTATATCCTACTTGCGGCAATCATCGAGAAGCTGTCTGGAGAGTCTTACCCCCGCTATCTGTCGCGTCATATTTTCGAACCGCTTCGAATGGAAAGCACTCGATTTGACTTTGCAACCGAACTTGGGCCCATAAGAACATCTGAATTGCTTCCCAAGCGGTCGTCGATTTACCGCTGGAACGGCACGTCGCAAACTCCGTTCTCTTTCCTCTATCCGATTCATGCTTACGCGGCGGGCGGACTGTACTCCTCGGCCTCGGACCTGGCAAAGTGGGCGATCGCTCTCGACAAAAGGAAGCTCCTAGATGGTGAAGCCCAACGGACGATGTGGAGTCAGCAGAAGCTCAACAATGGGGACGAAACATCTTGGGGGATAGGGTGGGTGGTCCGCACCTACGAAGGCCGCCGGGTCGCAGGACACAGTGGTGGGCCGGCGCTTTCAGATTTCCTGCGATTTCTCGACGACGACCTTTCGATTGTGGTTCTCCAGAACCAGCAACGGATGTATCCCTACTTGGCCCAAGGCATTGCGGACCTTATTCTGCCCCCTCGACCCAAACGCGCCGACAAGACTCTATCCGAACCCAATCCCCAAATGGGAGCGAAGTACGAAAGGTTTATTAGGGGCCTTGGAGAAGGCAAATTGGACACCGAGTTGTTCGCGGCGAACACGCAGGAGCTCGTCGACGACTCGCGAAACCTCATCATCCCATTCGCGTCCTCACAAGGAAAGATGACTGCCTTGCGATTGGTGAAGAACGAGATCGATGATGGTGGAAGAACGGCGGTTTACGAAGGGACCTACGGTCGAAAAATCATTCTGTGGTTTGTTTCCATCGACAAGCAAGGACTCATTACGAGTATAAATATGTCGACCCCATAG
- a CDS encoding helix-turn-helix domain-containing protein encodes MKRYFETPSVVVTEALYPSEVMGELHAHSWPYFKVVLNGMYRELEKNRSIEHHRQSIATQPIDEPHRTHIAACGLHYLRVDLAPSFIDQIDDRLDCKQRNLFWEPQNINSGPLLHLGSKLYSAWKNWDFASPLILEGLILEMTGEVLRANQPEHAYPAWMKKLEDRLQSNLEAGTRLADLSLELGVHPVVMARWFRRKHRQSIGEYVRALRVERATHDLLHSNLTLGEIAIRAGFADQSHFGRVVKRLTGATPGDIRRGKSPFRSSEF; translated from the coding sequence GTGAAGCGCTATTTTGAGACGCCGAGCGTGGTTGTGACGGAAGCCCTCTACCCTTCGGAGGTCATGGGTGAACTCCATGCTCATTCCTGGCCGTATTTCAAGGTCGTCCTCAACGGAATGTACCGCGAGCTTGAGAAAAATCGGTCGATCGAGCATCACAGGCAGTCCATCGCGACCCAACCAATAGATGAACCGCACCGGACTCACATTGCCGCCTGCGGATTGCATTATTTGCGAGTCGATCTGGCCCCAAGTTTTATCGATCAAATCGACGATCGCCTGGACTGCAAGCAGAGAAATCTGTTTTGGGAGCCCCAAAACATCAACAGCGGCCCCCTTCTGCACCTTGGCTCAAAACTGTATTCGGCTTGGAAGAATTGGGACTTTGCCTCTCCGCTCATCTTGGAAGGGCTGATTTTGGAAATGACGGGCGAGGTTTTGCGGGCAAATCAACCTGAGCATGCCTATCCGGCGTGGATGAAGAAACTAGAAGATCGGCTTCAATCGAACCTAGAAGCGGGCACCCGCCTCGCGGATTTATCCCTTGAACTGGGAGTACATCCGGTGGTGATGGCGCGGTGGTTCCGGAGAAAGCATCGTCAGTCGATTGGCGAGTATGTTCGAGCACTTCGAGTCGAAAGAGCCACCCACGACCTCCTGCATTCGAACCTCACGCTGGGGGAGATCGCCATCCGCGCCGGATTTGCCGACCAAAGTCATTTTGGGAGAGTTGTCAAGCGATTGACGGGGGCCACGCCCGGCGATATTCGTCGCGGAAAGAGTCCGTTCCGTTCCAGTGAGTTCTGA
- a CDS encoding putative baseplate assembly protein, with the protein MSTSAVYYCGKDRRREAVRAAGTLNGIDFLEVDANQTVLTVNCLLPIPASVTSANFTIAGGEKVKGFTLSQVSVSGNQIVLGVDRPGDFSIYTLQLRDGLGFPAGFDPQLCDLEFSFKVNCVSPFDCLTTTECSHESEIEPTIDYLAKDFQSFRRLLIERLTLLMPGWKQHSLADQQTVVLEMLAVIGDYLSYAQDSIATEAYLDRARKRTSVKKHARLLDYFMHEGCNARTPVCIEVMAGSTADGQPLPAHTKVLTAANGVGPQLTAIDYAGIDNLETVVFETMHEVKLSSAKNKISFHTWSDFDCCLPVGATSATLVKSAGLTLSAGDLLMLYEQINPYSDDWRDQRKDHRHLVRLTKVTDSKDLFENIDVLEIEWSKEDALPFSLCLSITVDEKAISDVSVACGNVALADHGKTALVPESLIPATPVVGEVYRPTILSSDITFLTAFDPSAALKLSATSALTQDSASASPSIALTSSAGVWEPKNDLIASGAFDRQFVLEVEDDRTVTFRFGDGVFGKEPTSSDTFTATFRTGSGVDGNVGADVLCRVVFDPLGIVKVWNPLPGMGGTAPEDTRDVKRFAPDAFKVQMRAVTETDYADITLRYPGVQGASADLRWTGSWYTAFIAVDREGGLPVRSDAKFLKDLLAFLDDYRMAGVDLEIRDPIRVALWIEMSVCIKDGYFRTNVDKSLRRAFSSQVLSDGSLGYFHPDNFTFGQDVFSGPIIAKAMSVDGVDHVRLTKLQRWGQAPANEIAQGRLSIGKSEIAQLTGDVNFPERGRIDFIYEGGI; encoded by the coding sequence ATGAGTACGAGCGCGGTTTATTATTGTGGGAAGGATCGGAGAAGGGAAGCCGTCCGCGCTGCCGGAACGCTCAACGGCATCGATTTTCTCGAGGTCGATGCCAACCAGACGGTGCTCACCGTCAACTGCCTTCTGCCGATCCCTGCCTCCGTCACCAGCGCCAATTTCACCATTGCCGGTGGCGAGAAGGTCAAAGGCTTCACTCTGTCTCAGGTCAGCGTGAGCGGAAACCAGATCGTCTTGGGTGTCGATCGACCGGGCGACTTCTCCATCTACACGCTTCAGCTTCGTGACGGCTTGGGCTTCCCGGCCGGGTTCGATCCTCAATTGTGCGATCTGGAATTCAGCTTTAAGGTCAACTGCGTTTCGCCTTTCGACTGCTTGACGACCACGGAGTGCTCGCACGAGAGCGAGATCGAACCGACGATCGACTACCTGGCGAAAGACTTCCAGTCGTTCCGGCGCCTGCTCATCGAGCGGCTGACCCTGCTGATGCCGGGATGGAAACAGCATAGCTTGGCCGACCAGCAGACGGTGGTGCTGGAAATGCTCGCGGTGATCGGCGACTACCTCAGCTATGCGCAGGATTCCATTGCCACTGAGGCCTACCTTGACCGCGCGCGCAAGCGAACATCGGTGAAAAAGCACGCGCGCCTGCTGGATTACTTCATGCACGAGGGGTGCAATGCCCGCACGCCGGTCTGCATCGAAGTAATGGCGGGCTCGACCGCTGACGGTCAGCCATTGCCCGCCCACACCAAGGTTCTCACTGCCGCGAACGGCGTCGGGCCGCAACTGACGGCCATCGATTATGCTGGCATCGACAATCTGGAGACGGTGGTCTTCGAGACGATGCACGAGGTCAAACTCTCGTCGGCTAAGAACAAGATTAGCTTCCACACCTGGAGCGACTTTGATTGCTGTCTGCCCGTGGGCGCGACGAGCGCGACTTTGGTGAAGAGCGCGGGTTTGACACTCAGCGCGGGTGACCTGTTGATGTTGTACGAGCAGATCAACCCGTATTCCGACGACTGGCGCGATCAGCGAAAAGACCACCGGCACTTGGTTCGACTCACCAAGGTCACCGACAGCAAGGACCTGTTCGAGAACATCGACGTGCTGGAGATCGAGTGGAGCAAGGAAGACGCGTTGCCTTTTTCGCTGTGCCTCAGCATTACGGTGGATGAGAAGGCGATCTCCGACGTGTCGGTTGCATGCGGCAATGTCGCCTTGGCCGACCACGGTAAGACCGCACTCGTTCCCGAATCGCTGATTCCCGCGACGCCGGTCGTCGGCGAGGTGTATCGCCCCACGATCCTCTCGTCGGACATCACCTTCCTGACGGCTTTTGATCCAAGCGCCGCCCTCAAGCTTTCGGCGACCTCGGCGTTGACCCAAGACTCGGCTTCGGCGTCGCCGAGCATCGCGCTGACGTCGTCGGCGGGTGTTTGGGAACCCAAGAACGACCTGATCGCTTCGGGGGCGTTCGATCGCCAGTTTGTGCTGGAGGTGGAGGACGACCGAACAGTGACATTCCGATTCGGGGACGGGGTTTTTGGCAAGGAGCCCACCAGTAGCGATACCTTCACCGCGACGTTCCGAACCGGCTCGGGCGTGGATGGCAACGTCGGCGCGGACGTGTTGTGCCGCGTGGTGTTCGACCCCCTCGGTATCGTCAAGGTTTGGAATCCGCTCCCCGGCATGGGTGGCACCGCGCCTGAGGACACCCGTGACGTTAAGCGTTTTGCGCCGGATGCCTTCAAGGTGCAGATGCGGGCAGTCACCGAAACCGACTATGCCGACATCACTTTGCGGTATCCCGGTGTGCAGGGCGCGTCGGCCGATCTGCGCTGGACCGGCAGTTGGTACACCGCGTTCATCGCGGTGGATCGGGAGGGCGGGTTGCCCGTGCGGTCCGATGCCAAGTTCCTCAAGGACCTGCTGGCGTTCTTGGACGACTACCGAATGGCGGGCGTCGATCTGGAGATTCGCGATCCGATCCGCGTCGCGCTGTGGATCGAGATGAGCGTGTGCATCAAGGACGGCTACTTCCGCACGAATGTGGACAAGAGCCTGCGCCGAGCCTTCAGCAGTCAAGTGCTCAGCGACGGAAGCTTGGGCTACTTCCACCCCGACAATTTCACCTTCGGACAGGACGTTTTCTCGGGTCCGATCATCGCCAAGGCGATGTCGGTGGACGGCGTGGACCACGTACGGCTGACCAAGCTCCAGCGGTGGGGACAGGCCCCAGCCAACGAGATCGCTCAGGGTCGGCTCTCGATCGGCAAGAGCGAGATCGCGCAGCTCACCGGCGACGTGAATTTCCCGGAGCGGGGGCGCATCGACTTTATCTATGAGGGAGGCATCTGA
- a CDS encoding putative baseplate assembly protein, giving the protein MIEKPCDCCADGSGTTSTLSNLPGLTQITYRIGTHNSFKTNMLYDMSRQRPLDGLTTRDDTDFAVAMADAWASVLDVLTFYQERYANEHYLRTATQTLSVYELGKEVGYKLAPATAAKTYLAFTVDNANGAPTTVSVDEGVKVQSVPGQDELPQIFETLESVEANVAWNEFQVQRYEAQTTFSGQTSAWFDGDSVTCKVGDNLLFQSGSSVQIVRILSLTIDSTLRQTQITWDQGLSVFNSPHIGVLGRVCSLFGYNAADWNTLGTALQTTYPHSGWADQNITTNVVNLDAQYTDVLPTARIVFRKSSGVVVRTINSVSEVSLSKFLISGKSTQVTLSSSLTASDAVTPMSVSVLVETATLTLGKTAITTPLTGDLIEVEEEQDRPEVGRTVVIVGKASRIAPVNAVTVPATSRTLETVIAAGNSLRVDTVADGGGGKLAFTVFQDDGTTLTLPALSTSQFAYQSPLDTDPTVGEAVTIAADQTAASTSPLQFSIDQTLTTPFDRASTKVYGNAVLASHGESKVETLGSGNGAKTFQSFTLRGGPVTYLAAATESGYETTLSVRVDGLLWSQVDQFTDAEPTDRVYDARQDSKQATTIDFGDGKHGSRLPTGIENVVAYYRQGAGVAGNVRAGQLSLMQTRPLGMKSVVNPLAASGGSDAEDIADAQQTIPSTILTLGRIVSLQDFQDFAFRFPSVYKALVQDVWLGQIPTVFLSVLGADGSSVDLDTLRGSIDSVRDIHTPLTIMNGEVYAFRVTLQVLAKEEYDQDTVFEAVKTQLTSDFGFDKMQFGLSVSASEILKSVQSVAGVEAAVVTQLARISDPTTTPIDPLPADFAKVDSGVLRPASMLVVDEDQITIEELSREI; this is encoded by the coding sequence ATGATTGAGAAACCATGCGACTGTTGCGCCGACGGATCGGGTACGACCTCGACGCTCTCGAACCTGCCTGGCCTTACCCAGATCACGTACCGCATCGGCACTCACAACTCCTTCAAGACCAACATGCTGTACGACATGTCGCGCCAGAGGCCACTGGATGGGCTGACCACGCGCGACGACACGGACTTTGCCGTAGCGATGGCCGATGCGTGGGCTTCGGTGCTCGATGTGCTGACCTTTTACCAAGAGCGGTACGCCAACGAGCACTACCTGCGCACGGCCACCCAAACCCTGTCGGTGTACGAACTGGGCAAAGAGGTTGGCTACAAGCTGGCCCCCGCCACTGCGGCCAAAACCTACTTGGCGTTCACGGTAGACAACGCCAATGGTGCCCCCACCACCGTATCGGTGGACGAAGGTGTGAAGGTGCAGAGCGTGCCAGGCCAGGATGAATTGCCGCAGATCTTCGAGACGCTGGAATCCGTGGAGGCGAATGTCGCCTGGAACGAGTTTCAGGTTCAACGATACGAGGCTCAGACGACGTTTAGCGGGCAGACATCGGCATGGTTCGATGGCGACTCGGTGACGTGCAAAGTCGGTGACAATCTGCTCTTCCAGTCCGGCTCGTCCGTGCAGATCGTCCGCATCCTTTCCCTGACCATTGACAGTACGCTCCGTCAAACCCAGATCACGTGGGACCAGGGACTAAGCGTTTTCAACAGTCCGCACATCGGCGTGTTGGGCCGGGTGTGCTCGTTGTTTGGCTACAACGCGGCGGATTGGAACACGCTGGGTACGGCGCTGCAAACGACTTACCCGCATTCTGGCTGGGCCGACCAGAACATCACCACGAATGTGGTGAACCTGGATGCGCAGTACACCGACGTCCTGCCGACCGCGCGCATCGTCTTCCGCAAGAGTTCGGGCGTTGTGGTGCGCACCATCAATTCGGTAAGTGAGGTCTCGCTATCCAAGTTCCTCATCAGCGGCAAGAGCACCCAGGTGACGCTGAGTTCGTCGCTGACGGCCAGCGATGCGGTGACGCCGATGTCGGTGTCGGTGCTGGTCGAAACAGCGACGCTGACCCTGGGCAAAACCGCCATCACCACGCCCCTGACCGGCGACCTCATCGAGGTCGAAGAGGAACAAGATCGACCTGAGGTCGGACGAACGGTCGTCATTGTGGGCAAGGCTTCGCGTATCGCGCCAGTGAATGCCGTGACTGTACCGGCCACTTCGCGCACGCTGGAGACCGTCATCGCAGCGGGAAACTCGCTCCGCGTCGATACCGTCGCCGATGGCGGCGGGGGCAAGCTGGCGTTTACGGTGTTCCAGGATGACGGCACGACCCTCACCCTGCCTGCGCTTTCGACCTCGCAGTTTGCCTATCAATCGCCGCTCGACACCGACCCGACAGTGGGCGAAGCGGTGACCATCGCCGCCGATCAAACGGCAGCTTCGACCTCGCCACTTCAGTTCTCCATTGATCAAACCTTGACGACGCCCTTTGATCGGGCCAGCACCAAGGTTTACGGAAACGCGGTTCTTGCCAGCCACGGCGAATCGAAGGTCGAGACGCTCGGCAGTGGCAATGGGGCCAAGACGTTCCAGTCGTTCACCCTTCGCGGCGGACCGGTGACGTACCTAGCCGCCGCCACCGAGAGTGGGTACGAAACCACGCTGAGCGTTCGGGTGGACGGCTTGCTTTGGTCGCAGGTGGACCAGTTCACGGACGCCGAGCCGACGGACCGCGTGTACGACGCCCGGCAGGATTCCAAGCAAGCCACGACCATCGATTTTGGCGACGGAAAGCATGGCTCGCGACTCCCAACTGGCATCGAAAACGTAGTGGCGTACTACCGCCAAGGCGCGGGGGTGGCGGGCAACGTCCGGGCTGGCCAGCTTTCGCTGATGCAGACACGGCCGCTAGGCATGAAGTCGGTGGTTAACCCGCTAGCAGCCAGCGGCGGATCGGACGCTGAAGACATCGCGGATGCCCAGCAGACCATCCCGTCCACCATCTTGACCTTGGGCCGGATCGTCTCGTTGCAGGACTTCCAAGACTTTGCGTTCCGCTTCCCAAGCGTGTACAAAGCGCTCGTTCAGGACGTGTGGCTTGGGCAGATACCGACGGTTTTCTTGTCTGTATTGGGAGCCGACGGGTCGTCGGTGGACCTGGATACGCTTCGGGGCAGTATCGACTCGGTGCGCGATATCCATACGCCGCTGACGATCATGAATGGCGAAGTCTACGCCTTCCGGGTAACGCTTCAGGTTTTGGCCAAAGAGGAGTACGACCAGGATACGGTTTTCGAGGCGGTGAAGACCCAACTCACGTCCGACTTTGGGTTCGACAAGATGCAGTTTGGACTGTCGGTAAGCGCCTCCGAGATATTGAAATCCGTGCAGAGCGTGGCGGGTGTAGAAGCCGCGGTCGTGACCCAACTGGCGCGGATCAGTGACCCGACCACCACGCCCATCGACCCGTTGCCCGCCGACTTTGCCAAGGTTGATAGCGGAGTATTACGACCGGCCTCGATGCTGGTGGTGGACGAAGACCAAATTACGATCGAGGAGTTAAGCCGTGAAATATGA
- a CDS encoding baseplate assembly protein, producing MAETFFGKYRGLVLNNIDPENRGRIQVQVPDVKSLLPTTFAEPCFPFTGIQSGMFVVPMIGASVWVEFEHGDPDYPIWTGGWFPTAADVPALALTPPGVQGFCINTVLQNTLLISDVPGAGGIMLKTTTGAMIKMDDTGIIIQNGKGAIITMNGPTVTVNAGALVVT from the coding sequence ATGGCAGAAACATTCTTTGGCAAATATCGAGGACTCGTTCTCAACAATATCGACCCGGAAAACCGAGGGCGAATCCAAGTGCAGGTGCCGGATGTAAAGAGCCTCCTGCCTACGACCTTCGCGGAACCGTGCTTCCCGTTTACGGGCATCCAGAGCGGCATGTTCGTAGTACCAATGATCGGCGCGAGTGTGTGGGTCGAGTTCGAGCACGGCGATCCCGACTACCCGATTTGGACCGGCGGCTGGTTCCCGACCGCCGCCGATGTGCCTGCCTTGGCGCTGACGCCGCCAGGTGTGCAGGGATTCTGCATCAATACCGTGCTCCAAAACACGCTGCTTATCAGCGACGTGCCCGGAGCGGGCGGCATCATGCTCAAAACTACGACCGGGGCCATGATCAAAATGGACGACACCGGCATCATCATTCAGAACGGCAAGGGGGCAATCATTACCATGAACGGCCCCACCGTCACGGTCAATGCGGGCGCGCTGGTGGTGACCTAA
- a CDS encoding helix-turn-helix domain-containing protein, translating into MNLTEIDWKSLGLRIGLLRSRKGLSIRKVADIAQVDKNTYLRLERGLPVRQESLEKVCRALGTTLGRQKLDLPGPQDAYAVSIAAERKWETDPDLMSLHSPTDLDDEARRLQLGWSGKCLGFNGFLACELFGGTIVSSIVELFGRCTLRSFRGQELIYCLRGSVVLSVGKDEVYLNTGDAVCLWAEESHTARPKHTVQEGRKPPAILSVRVEGSVPEHYLKRQR; encoded by the coding sequence ATGAACTTGACGGAAATTGACTGGAAATCGCTAGGTTTACGTATCGGATTACTGAGAAGTCGGAAAGGGCTCTCGATCCGAAAGGTGGCAGACATTGCTCAGGTCGATAAGAACACTTATTTACGGCTTGAGCGTGGACTTCCCGTCCGGCAAGAGTCCTTGGAGAAGGTCTGCAGAGCACTCGGAACAACGCTTGGGCGACAGAAGCTGGATCTCCCGGGGCCGCAGGATGCTTATGCCGTCTCCATCGCGGCAGAGCGAAAGTGGGAAACAGATCCCGATCTAATGAGCTTGCATAGCCCAACGGATTTAGACGATGAAGCTCGGCGTCTTCAGCTAGGGTGGTCTGGAAAATGCCTTGGATTCAACGGCTTTCTCGCCTGCGAACTGTTTGGCGGCACCATCGTCTCGTCCATCGTCGAGCTGTTCGGACGGTGTACCCTCCGAAGCTTTCGTGGCCAGGAATTGATCTATTGCCTTAGGGGAAGCGTCGTTTTGAGCGTCGGAAAGGATGAGGTGTACCTGAATACAGGGGATGCTGTTTGCCTATGGGCGGAAGAGAGCCATACGGCTAGACCAAAGCACACCGTTCAAGAAGGGCGGAAACCACCCGCTATTCTCTCTGTTCGTGTCGAAGGCTCGGTTCCGGAGCACTATCTGAAGCGCCAGCGATAA